GCGACCGGCCGCGCGTCGGGGCTGTTCACGGCCGACGTCGACGCCGTGGACCTGCACGCGATGATCAGTTCCTTCTGCTTCTTCCGGGTCTCCAACCGGCATACGTTCGGCGCCCTGTTCGGCCGCGACCTGGTCGCCGCCGACCAGCGGGACCGCTACCGGGCGATGCTCGGCGACATGGTCATCGCCTATCTCACCGCGGACCGCACGGCCGGCTGAACGGCCCGCCGAGCGCGGGGAGATCCTTCGGCACGACCCCTTGACACCCGGGAAACGTCGGCGCACCATCCGTAGCCAGTCGCTACTAACTATCCAGTGGGTTAATTAGCCGGAACAGCAGGCGCCACACGATCCCGCTCCCGGCACGGCCGACCCGTACACCCCCAGGGTCCCGGCACCACTCCCCTGGCACCGCCGCACTCCCGTCCCCGGAGTTCCCCGAAGGAGCAGCCGTGTCCGATCCCGCCACCCCGCTCACCGCGCCACCGGGCCAGCCGAAGAAGGCCGCGACGGCCGCCTGGATCGGCAGCGCCCTGGAGTACTACGACTTCTTCATCTACGGCAGCGCCGCGGCCCTGATCTTCCCGAAGGTCTTCTTCGACGACTCGGACCCGGCCGACGCGACCCTCCTCTCGCTCGCCACCTTCGGGGTGGCCTACGCGGCCCGGCCCGTCGGCGCGCTGTTCCTCGGCCACTTCGGCGACCGCGTCGGCCGCAAGAAGATCATGGTCTTCACGCTGATCCTGATGGGGCTCTCGACGTTCCTGATCGGCTGCCTGCCGACGCGCGACCAGGTCGGCGGCCTCGCTCCGGTGCTGCTCGTCCTGTGCCGCGTCCTCCAGGGCATCTCGGCGGCCGGCGAGCAGGCCAGCGCCAACTCGATGACGCTGGAACACGCGCCGCCGGGCCGGCGCGGCTTCTTCACCAGCTTCACCCTCAGCGGCACCCAGGGCGGCCAGCTCCTGGCGACCCTCGTCTTCCTGCCGATCGCCGCGCTGCCCGAGGACCAGTTGCTCTCGTGGGGCTGGCGCGTGCCCTTCTGGGCGAGCGTCGCGGTCGCCGTGGTCGGCTACGTCATCCGCCGCACGCTCCAGGAGACCCCGGCCTTCACGCAGCAGGCCGCGACGGAGGGCGTCGTGAAGCTGCCGCTCGGCGTGCTCTTCCGCGACCACTGGGCGGACGTGCTGCGGGTGATCGCCGGTGCGCTGATCGCGTCGGTCAGCACGATCTTCACCGTGTGGGCACTGGCCTACGGCACCAGTGACGCCGTCGGCCTGTCCCGGACGCAGATGCTGTGGGTGGGCGCGCTGGCCAACGTGGTCGCGCTCGGCGCGATTCCCGCCTGGGCCACGCTCTCGGACCGCATCGGCCGCCGTCCGGTGTACCTGATCGGCGCCGCCGGCAGCGCCGTCCTGATGACCGCCTACCTGTGGGCGATCTCCACCGGCTCGTACGCCCTGGTCATGCTGTTCGGCATCCTCGCGTTCGGCGTCGTCTACAGCGCGGCGAACGGTGTCTGGCCGTCGTTCTACGGCGAGATGTTCTCCACCCGGGTCCGGCTGTCCGGCATGGCCATCGGCACGCAGATCGGCTTCGCGGTCGCGGGGTTCGCCGTCACGTTCGCGGCGCGGATCGCGGGTCCGGACGGCGACGACTGGTCGGCGGTGGCCCTGTTCACCGCGGCCCTGTGCGTCCCGCCGGTGATCGCCGTGCTCACCGCCCGCGAGACGCACAAGGTGCCGACCGAGCACCTCGGCGAGGGGCCGCGGGACGAGGCGGTCCGGCGGACCACGGTCGCCGCCTGATCCGACGGCCCCGACCGCCCCGACCGCCCCGACGGCACAGGCACGTTCACCGGCCCTTCACAGCAAGCCACTTGAGGCAACATCAGGTATTGACCGACGATCAGAGCACCCGCGACGCTCTGGTCTGCGGCACCCTGGAGAGGGGCTCCGCGCACCCCGGCCGGGTTCAGGGGCGGCCGGTGTGCGCGGAGTGCCCGTCGCGGGCGGGAACAGCGGAGCCGCACACCACCGATGCCGCCTGCCCCCGGGGACGTCCGGTGATCGGGCGTCAGGGGGCCACTCCCCCGCGTGCCGCGTCGAGCAGGGGCCCCAGTTCGCGGGTCACGGCGGTCAGGGCGCGTACGTCGCGTTCGGCCCGGGCGATGAGCAGCGCGCCCTCCAGCGCGCTGATCATCACGGTGGCGAGCGGTTCGGCGCGTTCGCCGGGGACGCCCATCCCGGCGAGGGCCTCGGCGACCGGACGGGTCCAGCGCGCGAAGGCGGCGGCTGCGGCGGCCCTGGTCGCGTCGGCGGACTCGGCGCAGTCGACGGTGGCCGCCGCGACCGGACACCCCGAGACGAAGCCCGTCGCCCGGAGCTCCTCGGTCCACTGCCCCACCATCGCCGCGAACAGCCCGGAGGGCGTCGGCTCCGGCAGCGCCGCGAGGAAGCGGGCGACCCGGTTGCCCGCATAGCGGCCGGCCCAGTCCACGGCCTCGTTGACCAACTGCTCCTTGCCGCCGGGGAAGTAGTGCTGGAGCGAGCCACGGGGTGCGCCCGCGTGCTCGGCCACGTCCCGCATCCCCGTCGCGGTCACCCCGTCGCGCCGGACGAGCTGCGCCGCGCTGAACACCATGCGCTCGCGCGGCCCGCGTTCGGGTTGCGCCATTACCGACCTCCCGTGCCGACCGACCTGTCGCACCCTATCCACTATGACGGCTGTCATGAAGCCGTCTACTATGACCGCTGTCATAGGCGGTGGTGGAGGCGACGGCCCGCGGACGGGCCCGCGCTCCGGCCGGAGAGGCGGTTCCTGGTGTACGTCGGTTTCATCGGTCTCGGCGTGATGGGCACGCCGATGGCGCTCAACCTGGTGCGTGCGGGTGTCCCCCTCGTCGTGTGGAACCGCACGGCCTCCCGGGCCGAACCCCTGCGCGCCGAGGGGGCACAGGTGGCGGCCGGCCCGGCCGAGGTCTTCGAGCGGGCGGACACGGTCCTTCTCGTGCTGGCCGACGAGGACGCCGTCGACGTGGTCCTCGGCCGCGGTACGAGCGGGTTCGCGTCGCGTGTCGCCGGACGCACCGTGGTCCACATGGGCACGACGTCACCGGAGTACTCGCGCGGCCTCGACGCCGACATCCGCGCCGCCGGCGGGCGGTACGCCGAGGCCCCGGTCTCGGGCTCGCGCGTTCCGGCCGAGGCCGGGCGGCTGGTGGCGATGCTCGCCGGTGACCCGATGACGGTCGAGGCCGTACGCCCCCTGCTCGCACCCCTGTGCCAGGAGACGTTCCCGTGCGGGGCGGTGCCGAACGCCCTGCTGATGAAGCTGTCGGTGAACCTGTTCCTGATCACCCTGGTGACCGGCCTGACCGAGGCG
The window above is part of the Streptomyces sp. NBC_01428 genome. Proteins encoded here:
- a CDS encoding NAD(P)-dependent oxidoreductase — protein: MYVGFIGLGVMGTPMALNLVRAGVPLVVWNRTASRAEPLRAEGAQVAAGPAEVFERADTVLLVLADEDAVDVVLGRGTSGFASRVAGRTVVHMGTTSPEYSRGLDADIRAAGGRYAEAPVSGSRVPAEAGRLVAMLAGDPMTVEAVRPLLAPLCQETFPCGAVPNALLMKLSVNLFLITLVTGLTEAFHFADRQGLDRGLFLDVLDAGPMASGVSRMKAPKLLDGDFGVQAAVQDVLKNNELIARAARLTGLASPLLDACHALFAETVALGHGDLDMVAVLRAIEHRTEAVPARGDAARSAGGDSVGPLDVQA
- a CDS encoding MFS transporter, which translates into the protein MSDPATPLTAPPGQPKKAATAAWIGSALEYYDFFIYGSAAALIFPKVFFDDSDPADATLLSLATFGVAYAARPVGALFLGHFGDRVGRKKIMVFTLILMGLSTFLIGCLPTRDQVGGLAPVLLVLCRVLQGISAAGEQASANSMTLEHAPPGRRGFFTSFTLSGTQGGQLLATLVFLPIAALPEDQLLSWGWRVPFWASVAVAVVGYVIRRTLQETPAFTQQAATEGVVKLPLGVLFRDHWADVLRVIAGALIASVSTIFTVWALAYGTSDAVGLSRTQMLWVGALANVVALGAIPAWATLSDRIGRRPVYLIGAAGSAVLMTAYLWAISTGSYALVMLFGILAFGVVYSAANGVWPSFYGEMFSTRVRLSGMAIGTQIGFAVAGFAVTFAARIAGPDGDDWSAVALFTAALCVPPVIAVLTARETHKVPTEHLGEGPRDEAVRRTTVAA
- a CDS encoding TetR/AcrR family transcriptional regulator, which codes for MAQPERGPRERMVFSAAQLVRRDGVTATGMRDVAEHAGAPRGSLQHYFPGGKEQLVNEAVDWAGRYAGNRVARFLAALPEPTPSGLFAAMVGQWTEELRATGFVSGCPVAAATVDCAESADATRAAAAAAFARWTRPVAEALAGMGVPGERAEPLATVMISALEGALLIARAERDVRALTAVTRELGPLLDAARGGVAP